The nucleotide window TTCGCTCTGCTGGACTTGCAAAGCGTTGTGATAGTGCCCCGAGCGCCAGGGACAAACGCCGGAAAAGAATGCGGTCCTTGAGGGCGAACAAACCGGTGCCGCTGTGTACGCGCGTGTGAAGTTGACACCACTGGCAGCAAACAATTTCAAATTGGGAGCAACGACTTTGCCTGCGTATCGATCAGCATCCTCAAGCAGCCAACTGTTCAGGTCATCGGCGACCAGAAACAGAACGTTCATCGGCTGGTCAGGCGGAGCGGCTGCGACATTGCCAATCGCGGCCACAATTGCGCAAAGCCATGACGCAAAAATCATAAAAGGTTTCACGTTGATTCCATATGATTGTTGGAACGCCGGACAGCCACCGTCCAAAAACGAGGACTTGCATCAGTCGTCTTCGCGACGTTTCCGGGATTTCAGGTAGTTTGCCGGTAATCCGGCGTTCCATTGTCTCAGTTGCCGCGTCAATCGTTTGAGCACCTCGGGATTGGCGTCGGCAATGTTGTTGCTTTCCGATGGATCGAGTGACAGATCGTACAGTTCGGGCGATCCGGATCGGCGGCGGGGCAAGTGCAGCTTCCACTTCCCGTCGCGAATCGCTGGCGTTGCCCCAGCGGAACTTGTCTTCCAGAACAATGGCGTTGCACGTGGCCGCCTGGTTCCTCGCCAGATGTCGGAAATGTCCTCTCCGTCCAGGTTTTTGGGCAATTCATCAATTCCCGCAATCGAGGCCAGTGTTGGCAACCAATCGATGAACGAACACACGCTGGTCGAATCGACTTGCCCGGCCGGCACGTTCTGGGGCCAACGAATGATGAACGGAATTCGCGTGCCACCCTCGTACTGCTCGTGCTTGCCGCCACGATAGATGCCGGCGTAGCCGAGCATGTTTTGCGAGAATTCGCGCGCTCTCTTCTTGCCCAGGACTACGGGAGCGGGGCCATGATCGCTTGAGAAGACAACGATGGTGTTGTCTTGGATCCCCAGGTCTTCAAGTGCGTCCAGGATGCGACCGACGTTCAAATCGATCTGGTAGACGTCGCCGAGGTACTGACGCATCGACTCGTCAACATCGCCTCCGATCTGCACACACTCATCGAATTTGTGTTGCATGGTTGGCGAAAAATCGTTGCGGTCAACATTGACGTCGTTGAACTTGGCGACCAGACCGTCTGCCGTATTCACAGGGAAGTGTGTCGCGTGCCCCCAGATGTTGACGTAAAAGGGGTGATCCGCGTTTTCTCTCATGAATTCAATCGCAGCGGCATACAAGTCGTCGTCCCGACCTGACGAACGGTCGCGGCTTTTCCCGATCACTCTGACGGTGTCGATACCGTAGGTGCCGTCGGTTTCTTTCGGGCCAATATGCCATTTGCCAAAATGGCCCGTCTGATAGCCTCGATTTTTTAGCAATTCGGTGATCGTCACACGCTCGCCAAAACCAAAGTCGGCGGCGTACCGCGGAAACCGAGCCGGAAACAGCCCGGTCATCAGCCCTGTGCGGCTGGGGTTACATGTGACTCCGGTCACATAAAACTGAGTGAACCGTGTGCCCTCTTCCGCCAGTCGATCCAACGCGGGCGTCTTCGCGTATGGATGCCCATAGCAGCCGAGGTCGCCATAACCAAGATCGTCAGCAAACATAAGAACGATGTTCGGAAGCCGTTCGGATTCGGCTTCATCGGCAACCAGATTGACCGACAACAGAAGAAACGCAATGACGGTGGATCCAAGCCGGTGAATCAAACACGCGTGTTTCAGGCTATTCATGCGATGTTTGTCCCTACTTCATTCGATACGTTTCAGGTTCGTCAGCTTGGTCGTTCAGATCCGAATCGTAGTGGACGAGGGTAAAAGATTCCTTTCCTCGCGAAATTCTAGATTTCAGGGGCTCGTGACCCCGTCCACTACGTGCGCATCAGACCGTGTATTTGTATACCTTTACCGTTCCGAATTCGCCTTCTTTTGTTTCAGCGCCGGGTCGGTGTAGGGCAGGTACTTTGGGTGCGGCACATAGTTACCTTCACCCTTTACCCAACGGAATGTTTCGCCTTCGACGACCAAGTCACGTCTTGCGTTCATCTTGGGTTCCGGGGCGGCGAATTCAGTCGGTGCCGAGGCACGTAGTTCGGCGATGACGTCGGCGTGTTGTGGGTCAGACGCCAGATTATTCCACTCGTGCGGATCTTCTTTGACGTTGTACAGTTCTTGATTGTCGTCGTCATAATGGATGAAACGCCACTGGCGATTCATCAACCCGTATTCACCTGGGTTGATGTATGGCAGGTACACCGTGCGGTCATCGGCCTCGGCGGGATTCTTCAATATCGACGCCAGCGAGACACCCTCCAGGTCCTGACGCGGTGCCGGCAAGTTGCATGTTTCCACCAGCGTCGGATAGATGTCGATCAGGCTGACGGTAACGTCTGTTTTTGCTCCTTCCGCAATGCCAGGACCGGCCCAGACGAATGGTACGTTGGAGGTCCGTTCCCACAACGTATGTTTGCCCCACTGGCCTTTTTCGCCCAGGTGATATCCGTGATCACTCCACAGCACGACGATGGTATTGTCGGCATGGGGACCGGCTTCAAGTGCGTCTAGGATTCGCCCAACCATTGCGTCGGCGTAACTGGTGCAAGCAAGGTATCCGTGTAGAGCATCCTTCCAAGCTCCCATCGCAACCAATTTGTCGTAGTGGAATGCTTTGCGGTTTTCCCGTTGCTTGCGAATCTTGTCCGGCAAGTCCACCAAATCATCGTCTTTGAATGCTGGCGTTGAAATGGTGTCCCGATCGTAGAGATCGAAATACTTCTGCGGACAGTAATTGGGGTAATGCGGAGCATAAAAACCGCAAGCCAGGAAGAACGGTGTGTCGTGACTTCGAGCCAACTGCTGCACGGCCCAGTTGGCTCGTATCGAATCGGCCATCTCGTCCTCGCGGTTGTTCGGGATGGCTCCCCATTCCAAAAACAAACCGCCGGTGATTTCTTTACCTTGGTTGTAGACGCTAGCCGGGAACGGTTGTGGCACCGGCGTGCCACGACTCCACGATTCTAATGCCCACCCGCCTTCACGTTGGAACTGATTGCGCAGGAAGAACTTTGTCCAACCTCTTTGATCGATCGCTCCGGCGGGATGATGAAACAGCTTTCCAGCGCCCAGCGTGGAGTAACCCGCTTTGGCAAAGCTCATCTGCAGCGATTCAATCTCCGGGTGATGCACAAAGTAATTTGGGGTCGTGTAGCATCCAGTTGTCGATGCGTACTGGCCCGAGAATATGGCCGCGCGGCTGGGGGCACAAAACACGCCAGCGGTGTGTGCGTTGGTAAAACAGACACCACGCGCGGCAAGCCGATCGATGTTGGGCGTGATCGCGCCGGGACGCGACGGCAGACATCCGACGAAGTCGTTCATGTCATCGACCGCCAGAAACACGACGTTCGGCGGCGTGTCGGTCGCCATCAGATGGCCGGTTCGGCTTACGAGGACCAAGGCAACGCAGAGAAGCAAACGCGTCGGAATATTCATAGATTTTCTATCGAGGGAGTGATTGTTTTCGGTCGTCAATGAAGTTTCGCATCCTTCAATGCTGGACCTGTCACCTCATTCACCAACGCGTACGAGATTCTATTCTAAAGTCATGGTGATCTCGCGACCTCCTTCCGAGCAGAGCGATAGAACGCAGCAATTTCTTGTGCGTTACGCATCCGGTCGATGAATGCCACCTCGTCAATTCGACCGTTCTTTGGCATTTTTGCGTGGTTCATCAAAACCGTGTTTCCTGCCTCGCTTCCTAACTGGAAGCTCA belongs to Crateriforma spongiae and includes:
- a CDS encoding sulfatase; this translates as MATDTPPNVVFLAVDDMNDFVGCLPSRPGAITPNIDRLAARGVCFTNAHTAGVFCAPSRAAIFSGQYASTTGCYTTPNYFVHHPEIESLQMSFAKAGYSTLGAGKLFHHPAGAIDQRGWTKFFLRNQFQREGGWALESWSRGTPVPQPFPASVYNQGKEITGGLFLEWGAIPNNREDEMADSIRANWAVQQLARSHDTPFFLACGFYAPHYPNYCPQKYFDLYDRDTISTPAFKDDDLVDLPDKIRKQRENRKAFHYDKLVAMGAWKDALHGYLACTSYADAMVGRILDALEAGPHADNTIVVLWSDHGYHLGEKGQWGKHTLWERTSNVPFVWAGPGIAEGAKTDVTVSLIDIYPTLVETCNLPAPRQDLEGVSLASILKNPAEADDRTVYLPYINPGEYGLMNRQWRFIHYDDDNQELYNVKEDPHEWNNLASDPQHADVIAELRASAPTEFAAPEPKMNARRDLVVEGETFRWVKGEGNYVPHPKYLPYTDPALKQKKANSER
- a CDS encoding sulfatase family protein; this encodes MNSLKHACLIHRLGSTVIAFLLLSVNLVADEAESERLPNIVLMFADDLGYGDLGCYGHPYAKTPALDRLAEEGTRFTQFYVTGVTCNPSRTGLMTGLFPARFPRYAADFGFGERVTITELLKNRGYQTGHFGKWHIGPKETDGTYGIDTVRVIGKSRDRSSGRDDDLYAAAIEFMRENADHPFYVNIWGHATHFPVNTADGLVAKFNDVNVDRNDFSPTMQHKFDECVQIGGDVDESMRQYLGDVYQIDLNVGRILDALEDLGIQDNTIVVFSSDHGPAPVVLGKKRAREFSQNMLGYAGIYRGGKHEQYEGGTRIPFIIRWPQNVPAGQVDSTSVCSFIDWLPTLASIAGIDELPKNLDGEDISDIWRGTRRPRATPLFWKTSSAGATPAIRDGKWKLHLPRRRSGSPELYDLSLDPSESNNIADANPEVLKRLTRQLRQWNAGLPANYLKSRKRREDD